The DNA region CTGTGTCGGGGTGGCCACCACGTATGCCGCGAGCTTTCTGGGGGCATATCCCCTCCTGCTCTATGGCACCGAGGCCCAGAAGCACCGGTATCTGCCGGCCATGGCCCGGGGTGAGTCCCTGGCCGCGTTTGCCCTGACCGAACCCCAAGCGGGCTCAGATGCCGGGGCTATTGCCACCACCGCAGTAAAAGACGGCGATTTTTTCGTCTTAAACGGCACCAAGCAGTGGATCACCAACGCCGGGGAAGCCGAATTCAACACCATCATCGCCCTCACCGACCGGTCCAAAGGGGCCCGGGGCGCTTCGGCCTTCCTGGTGGAGAAAAATGACCCGGGCATCTCTTTCGGCAAGAAAGAGAAGAAGATGGGCATCCGGGCATCCGTCACCCGGGAGATCATCCTGGAGGACTGCCGCATCCCCGCGGACCGGCTCCTGGGCAAACCCGGCCTGGGCTTCATCATCACCATGAAGACCCTGGACCTGGCCCGCCCCGGCGCGGGCGCCCTGGCCGTGGGCCTGGCCCAAAGCGCCCTGGATGAAGCCGCCAGCTTTGCCAAGGAGCGCCACCAGTTCGGCGCCCCCATCTTTTCCTTCCAGGCGGTGCAACACCTCCTGGCCGACATGGCCACCCAGATCGAAGCGGCCCGAGCCCTGACATACGCCGTAGCCCGGCACATCGATTCCAAACCCAAAGATTACTCCAAGCACGGCGCCATGGCTAAACTCTTCGCCACGGATATGGCCATGAAAGCCACCGTGGACGCGGTCCAGGTCATGGGCGGCCACGGCTACATGCGGGAGTATCCCGTGGAAAAGATGATGCGGGACGCCAAGATCCTCCAGATCTACGAGGGCACCAACCAGATCATGAGGAACGTCATCGGGTTGGCGTTGAATAAGGAATATTCGAGGAAGAAATAGCCGGAGAAGAGTGGCCAGTGGTCAGTGATCAGTGGCCAGTGTAAGTCTCCATTTACTGGCTGTTTGCACCTGTCGTTGGCCCTAAGTCACTGGGCTCCCAGCGAGAAAATTGGTTTACCAGTTTCACCCAGGCAATGATCAAGACCGAGGGGAATCTAAAACCTCCCAAGCGTAAATTAGAAATCAGATGCAGGGTGGGCACGGTCCACCATTTCCTTTTCTTTCTGACCACTGGCCACTGACCACTGACCACTATGAATATCATCGTCTGTATAAAGCAAGTACCCGACACCCAGGAAGTGCGCCTGGACCCCGTGACCCACACCCTGAAACGGGAGGGCATCGCGGCCATCATCAACCCCTTTGACCTCTATGCCCTGGAAGAGGGGTTAAGGGTCAAAGATGCCCAGGGGGGCACGGTGACGGTCATCACCATGGGTCCGCCCCAGGCCGAGGCCGCGCTGCGGGAGGCGTTGGGTTATGGCGCCGACGCCGCGGTGCTTTTGAGCGACAGGGCCTTTGCCGGGGCCGATACCTGGGCCACGGCGCTCACGTTGGCCAAGGCGGTGGACAAGCTGGGTGGCGCTGACCTGATTTTTTGCGGCAAACAGGCTATTGACGGGGACACTGCCCAGGTAGGTCCCATGCTGGCCACCATCCTGGATATTCCTTACGTCGCCTGGGCCCGGAAATTGACTTTCACCGACGGAAATCTCACGGTGGAACGCCTCCTGGACCACGGCTATGACGCGGTGGCAGCCGATCTCCCGGCCCTGATCACCGTGGTCAAGGAGATCA from Desulfobaccales bacterium includes:
- a CDS encoding acyl-CoA dehydrogenase family protein, with the translated sequence MDYLLSEEQQMLQDLARQISYERIKPIRAQLDEEETFPWDIMADLAQADLCGTIIPEEYGGLGLGCMENCLVLEALAEGCVGVATTYAASFLGAYPLLLYGTEAQKHRYLPAMARGESLAAFALTEPQAGSDAGAIATTAVKDGDFFVLNGTKQWITNAGEAEFNTIIALTDRSKGARGASAFLVEKNDPGISFGKKEKKMGIRASVTREIILEDCRIPADRLLGKPGLGFIITMKTLDLARPGAGALAVGLAQSALDEAASFAKERHQFGAPIFSFQAVQHLLADMATQIEAARALTYAVARHIDSKPKDYSKHGAMAKLFATDMAMKATVDAVQVMGGHGYMREYPVEKMMRDAKILQIYEGTNQIMRNVIGLALNKEYSRKK
- a CDS encoding electron transfer flavoprotein subunit beta/FixA family protein — protein: MNIIVCIKQVPDTQEVRLDPVTHTLKREGIAAIINPFDLYALEEGLRVKDAQGGTVTVITMGPPQAEAALREALGYGADAAVLLSDRAFAGADTWATALTLAKAVDKLGGADLIFCGKQAIDGDTAQVGPMLATILDIPYVAWARKLTFTDGNLTVERLLDHGYDAVAADLPALITVVKEINEPRVPSFKAKLKAKKAAIPVWGINDLGLEAGEIGLSGSFTQVVKVFPPPSRGTPEIWTGAAEELADRLWQRLKAQGKAL